The proteins below are encoded in one region of Geomonas ferrireducens:
- a CDS encoding sigma 54-interacting transcriptional regulator yields MQVLVQQLEIHQIELESQNEELRRAREELEVSRNNYVELYDFAPVGYFTFDIGGLIRQVNLAGANLLGVERRQLVDTPFTRCIADAQGRELFSRHLASVAQLPNQQQCEIRLKGKDDSIIHTLFRSVRAHDGGEKDAPVRIFCSVVDGSVAKRLKEDLQKSHDNLESTVSNRTGELSRANKLLAREIEERKKTEESLQEAYSEIKRLKDRLQAENIYLLQEAARQYNFGEIIGQSEALSQVMARIAQVAPMDATVLLQGETGTGKGMVARAIHGSSARKERPMITVNCTTLPATLVESELFGREKGAFTGAFARQIGRFELADGGTVFLDEIGDMPLELQCKLLRVLQDGEFERLGGTQTIKTDVRVIAATNRNLEQEIRTGRFREDLYYRLNVFPITMPPLRERSEDIPLLVDFFLAKFNKKIGRGITTVPQEAMRALQQYHWPGNVRELESVIERAVITSQGSTLQVLDRFDGFRMKEDAADRTGPAAEKAREGVEEVKPLVDLERDHIIGVLLKTGWRIEGARGAAGLLGINASTLRARMRKFGIVRK; encoded by the coding sequence ATGCAGGTACTTGTTCAGCAGCTAGAAATCCACCAGATCGAACTCGAATCGCAGAACGAGGAGTTGCGCCGGGCCAGGGAAGAGCTTGAAGTCTCGCGCAACAACTACGTGGAACTCTACGACTTCGCCCCCGTAGGCTATTTCACCTTCGATATCGGCGGGTTGATCCGGCAGGTGAACCTTGCCGGTGCCAACCTTTTGGGAGTGGAACGGCGCCAGCTGGTCGACACCCCCTTCACCCGCTGCATCGCCGATGCGCAGGGAAGGGAACTTTTTTCCAGACACCTCGCGAGCGTTGCGCAACTGCCGAATCAACAGCAGTGCGAGATCAGGCTCAAGGGAAAAGATGATTCGATCATCCACACCCTGTTTCGCAGCGTGAGGGCCCACGATGGCGGTGAGAAGGACGCGCCTGTCCGTATCTTTTGCTCGGTGGTCGACGGTTCCGTGGCCAAGCGCCTGAAAGAGGACCTGCAAAAGTCCCATGACAACCTTGAGTCAACCGTGTCGAACCGGACCGGAGAGCTGTCCAGGGCGAACAAGCTGCTCGCACGTGAAATCGAGGAGCGCAAGAAGACGGAGGAGTCGCTCCAGGAGGCCTACTCCGAGATAAAGCGGCTGAAGGACCGGCTCCAGGCCGAAAACATCTACCTGCTGCAGGAAGCCGCCCGGCAGTACAACTTCGGGGAGATCATCGGACAAAGCGAGGCCCTGTCGCAGGTGATGGCCCGGATCGCGCAGGTGGCCCCGATGGATGCGACGGTCCTTCTGCAGGGCGAGACCGGTACCGGCAAGGGTATGGTGGCGCGCGCCATCCACGGCAGCTCCGCCCGCAAAGAGCGCCCCATGATAACGGTCAACTGCACCACGCTGCCGGCCACCCTGGTGGAGAGCGAGCTCTTCGGAAGGGAAAAAGGCGCCTTCACCGGGGCTTTCGCCAGGCAGATCGGGCGCTTCGAGCTGGCGGACGGCGGCACCGTATTCCTCGACGAAATCGGAGACATGCCGCTTGAGTTGCAATGCAAGCTGCTGAGGGTGCTCCAGGACGGGGAGTTCGAGCGGCTGGGCGGCACCCAGACCATCAAGACCGATGTACGTGTCATCGCGGCCACCAACCGGAACCTGGAGCAGGAAATCCGGACCGGCAGGTTCCGGGAGGACCTCTACTACCGGCTGAACGTATTTCCCATCACGATGCCGCCGCTTAGGGAGCGCAGCGAGGACATACCGCTCTTGGTCGATTTTTTTCTCGCCAAGTTCAATAAGAAGATCGGCAGAGGGATCACCACCGTGCCGCAAGAGGCCATGCGCGCCCTTCAGCAATACCACTGGCCGGGCAACGTGCGCGAGCTGGAGAGTGTGATCGAGCGGGCGGTGATCACGAGCCAAGGGAGCACGCTGCAGGTGCTGGACCGGTTCGACGGCTTCCGCATGAAAGAGGATGCCGCCGACAGGACAGGGCCTGCGGCGGAAAAAGCGCGGGAGGGGGTGGAAGAGGTCAAACCCCTCGTCGACCTGGAACGCGACCATATCATCGGCGTGTTGCTGAAAACCGGCTGGCGCATCGAGGGAGCCCGCGGCGCGGCAGGGCTCCTCGGGATCAATGCCAGCACCCTGCGCGCCCGTATGCGGAAATTCGGAATCGTCCGCAAATAG
- a CDS encoding phospholipase D-like domain-containing protein: MHIYMPGFRAPFEPRFRMREFARRIRHNYSELLKAGVRLYEHGSSIQHAKTAVIDGMWSTVGSTNLDYLSMLSNRMGEWFVNLFLRWL, translated from the coding sequence ATGCATATTTACATGCCTGGTTTTCGCGCTCCCTTTGAGCCACGTTTCCGGATGCGCGAGTTTGCCAGACGTATAAGGCATAATTATTCGGAGCTTCTTAAGGCGGGAGTGAGGCTGTACGAGCACGGCAGTTCCATCCAGCACGCGAAAACCGCGGTGATTGACGGAATGTGGTCCACGGTGGGATCGACCAATCTTGACTACCTGAGCATGTTAAGCAACAGGATGGGCGAGTGGTTTGTCAATCTGTTCCTGCGCTGGCTGTGA
- a CDS encoding BON domain-containing protein yields the protein MLKPQRMLRLLVCAGLVTASFGCASTRTHESTGEYVDNTVITSKVKAAIFNEPSLKTLQISVKTYKDQVQLSGFVDSAQSVTKAGEVARSVPGVGSVKNDLLVK from the coding sequence ATGCTAAAACCGCAGCGTATGTTGAGACTGTTGGTGTGTGCCGGGTTGGTGACAGCATCCTTTGGGTGCGCATCTACCCGGACCCATGAGAGCACCGGCGAATACGTCGATAACACCGTCATCACGTCCAAGGTAAAAGCAGCCATCTTCAACGAACCCTCGCTGAAAACCTTGCAGATAAGCGTCAAGACCTACAAGGACCAGGTTCAGCTAAGCGGTTTCGTCGACTCGGCTCAAAGCGTCACCAAGGCGGGAGAGGTCGCCAGGAGCGTTCCGGGCGTCGGATCGGTGAAAAACGACCTGCTGGTGAAATGA